The segment TGTGAAGCCCGGCGATCGCGATCCGGCGCTCAGACACGGGCGATCGACAGGTTCGGCGCGAGCCAGAACGGGGGCAGGTAGCCTGCGGCGTTGGAGAGCGGAAGTACCTCTTCGTGCAGCTCGATTCCGAACGTGCCACTCAGCATGGCGCGCCGCGCCTGGATCCGATCCCAGGCGCCGGGGTACTTCTCGGCGAGTTCTGCACGCAGCTGCTCGTCGGCCAGCACGATGCCGTCCTCGATCTGCGACGTGTGGTGCGCGCCGCTTGCGACCATCGGGATGATGTCCAGCTGAATGGCGTTGCCCGACTGGAACTGCACGTCCGACCCCTTTGCCACCGGCGAACCCGGCCATTCGTCGAGGTGGATGAAGTGCCCCGGGTTGAGGAAGACGCCGAAGTACGGGTCCCCGATGCGGTCGAAGGTGATGTCGTACATCTCGCCGGCGGTCATCCCGATGCGGACGTTCTCATACCAGGCCGCCGCGGTGGCGAAGTACGGGATGACGAGGTCCTGGACGTAGCCCTTGGCATCGGCGGGCAGCTGGTCCGCGTCCTCGACGAGGTAACCGGCACGCGCCGTGTTGCTGCCCCAGTAGCCGAGGCCCGACGCCACCCGGTCACCCAACTGCAGCTCACGACTGCCTGCACTGGCGACGCCGAAGCGCGTGTTCGGTCCGCCGAGCATCGTGGGGTGGTAGTTGAAGGGCAGCATGTACGGGTTCAGCAGCTGCGACGCCTCCAGCTCGGTCATTCCGGGACGGATGCCGCTGATGAGGTTGATGACCGACTGGGAGCCGTGACCGCCCACGAATTCGAAGTACGCGACCTGATCGACCTCGTTCTGGTACCGCAGCCCCGTACCGTAGCCGGTGAAGATGTCCGTGGCGTTCACGACCCGGTCCGCGAGGCGCTGCAGCTCAACGACGATGTAGTGCGGGACATCGATCCAGCCGTCCGTGCCGGCGCCCTGGTACCACTTCCAGCCCACGACGCCGACGGTGCCGACCTCGGCCAGGCCCGCCTCGCGCAGCACATCGCCGAGTGCGAGATTCTGGGTGTCGGGCTGACCGGTGAGGCTGAGCTTCGCGAAACGGATGACATCGAGGTCGTATTCGATGATGTCGGCGTACGCCTCGTCCTCGTTCCCGACGAAGAGACGGGGCTTGCGGCCGGGGACGAGCACGAGCAGCGCTTCTTCATAGCGCGGGTCGAAGCCCGTCAGGTAGGCCAGGTTCGCGAAGTGCTCACGGTCGGCATACACGACGAGTGCGCCGAGACCCCTGTCCGCCATCGCCTGCTCGGTCGCCGCGATGCGCGCCTCGTACGTCGCACCCGCGACTCGCGGGAGCTCGCGGG is part of the Microbacterium sp. ET2 genome and harbors:
- a CDS encoding aminopeptidase P family N-terminal domain-containing protein; amino-acid sequence: MTQQFELREISLPKIELPRELPRVAGATYEARIAATEQAMADRGLGALVVYADREHFANLAYLTGFDPRYEEALLVLVPGRKPRLFVGNEDEAYADIIEYDLDVIRFAKLSLTGQPDTQNLALGDVLREAGLAEVGTVGVVGWKWYQGAGTDGWIDVPHYIVVELQRLADRVVNATDIFTGYGTGLRYQNEVDQVAYFEFVGGHGSQSVINLISGIRPGMTELEASQLLNPYMLPFNYHPTMLGGPNTRFGVASAGSRELQLGDRVASGLGYWGSNTARAGYLVEDADQLPADAKGYVQDLVIPYFATAAAWYENVRIGMTAGEMYDITFDRIGDPYFGVFLNPGHFIHLDEWPGSPVAKGSDVQFQSGNAIQLDIIPMVASGAHHTSQIEDGIVLADEQLRAELAEKYPGAWDRIQARRAMLSGTFGIELHEEVLPLSNAAGYLPPFWLAPNLSIARV